The following proteins come from a genomic window of Streptococcus pneumoniae:
- a CDS encoding EGFR-like transmembrane domain-containing protein, translated as MDSLKDVKANASDSKPAQDKKDAKQGTEDSKDSDKMTETNSVPAGVIVVSLLALLGVIAFWLIRRKKESEIQQLSTELIKVLGQLDAEKADKKVLAKAQNLLQETLDFVKEENGSAETETKLVEELKAILDKLK; from the coding sequence TTGGACTCTCTCAAAGATGTGAAAGCAAATGCTAGCGACAGCAAGCCTGCACAGGACAAGAAGGATGCAAAACAAGGAACGGAAGATAGTAAGGATTCAGATAAGATGACTGAAACAAACTCAGTTCCGGCAGGAGTGATTGTGGTCAGTCTACTTGCCCTCCTAGGCGTGATTGCCTTCTGGCTGATTCGCCGTAAGAAAGAGTCAGAAATCCAGCAATTAAGCACGGAATTGATCAAGGTTCTAGGACAGCTAGATGCAGAAAAAGCGGATAAAAAAGTCCTTGCCAAAGCCCAAAACCTTCTCCAAGAAACCCTTGATTTCGTGAAAGAAGAAAATGGCTCAGCAGAGACAGAAACTAAACTAGTAGAGGAGCTTAAAGCAATCCTTGACAAACTCAAGTAA
- a CDS encoding glycerophosphoryl diester phosphodiesterase membrane domain-containing protein, producing the protein MKPEKPKKLGLKQIYLNLDKILFLFFLIFMIVEYLWVPFNSWLASFLLDQTGYLFISYNNVLAILTHSPLISLAFLALIVINLLVAYFQIGLLFIGARHLLYNEKRRLIEYIRKVFHESFGFMKKLTGAKALFIFFYIAMLFPFIRKMLKIYYLNKIVIPEFIQAYLEDRYWMWWLSILLLSLIFLYVSVRLMFALPKIVYDQLTVREAVMFSLEKTKKRVTFYAWNLFYILLKAHLLFYLPLIPLLLAQTLVDDITQRESLILGILNFVVIKNLYYMALTYFLVKFVSFLTGKELDMLPRREKDHIVRWGVMTCASLFFALEGYIYLEAPMVHLPQLISHRGVSNANGIQNTVESLETTAQLKPDLVETDVQETKDGQFVMMHDANLKNLAGINKSPQDLNLEELKGIDIFENGYQTKISSFEDYLSRANELGQKLLIEIKTSKKDSPDMMNRFLARYAAKLKIYGHQIQSLDYHVVEKVRQYDAELPVYFIMPYNSVFPKTRATGYTMEYSTLDEYFVSKLWTTDQKLYVWTVNDSEAISKSLHLGVDGVITDDLEKVQREIEVAQEDPEYTDLLLKKALEFFEF; encoded by the coding sequence ATGAAACCTGAAAAACCTAAAAAATTGGGTCTTAAACAGATTTACCTCAATCTTGATAAAATCCTCTTTCTATTTTTCTTGATTTTTATGATAGTGGAGTATTTGTGGGTACCATTCAATTCATGGTTGGCTAGCTTCTTATTAGATCAGACAGGTTATCTTTTTATTTCCTATAACAATGTCTTAGCCATCCTTACTCATTCTCCATTGATTAGTCTAGCTTTTTTAGCCTTGATTGTAATTAACCTTCTGGTTGCTTATTTTCAAATAGGACTCCTCTTTATTGGTGCTCGTCATCTCCTCTATAATGAAAAGCGAAGGCTAATTGAGTATATCCGCAAGGTTTTCCATGAAAGTTTTGGATTTATGAAAAAGCTAACTGGCGCTAAAGCCTTGTTTATCTTTTTCTATATAGCTATGCTGTTTCCTTTTATACGGAAAATGCTGAAGATTTATTATCTTAATAAAATCGTCATTCCAGAGTTTATCCAAGCTTATTTAGAAGATAGATATTGGATGTGGTGGCTGAGCATCCTACTTCTATCTCTTATCTTTCTCTATGTCTCTGTCAGATTGATGTTTGCCCTTCCGAAGATTGTATATGATCAGCTGACTGTTCGAGAAGCAGTGATGTTTAGCTTGGAGAAAACCAAGAAGAGAGTTACTTTTTATGCTTGGAATTTATTTTACATCTTGCTCAAAGCACATTTATTATTTTATCTTCCTTTGATTCCTTTATTATTGGCTCAAACTTTGGTAGATGATATCACTCAGAGAGAGTCTCTGATTCTTGGTATTTTGAATTTTGTCGTGATTAAAAATCTCTATTATATGGCTCTGACTTATTTTTTGGTTAAATTTGTTTCATTTTTGACAGGAAAGGAGCTGGATATGCTTCCTAGGAGAGAAAAAGATCACATCGTGCGATGGGGTGTCATGACTTGTGCCAGTCTTTTCTTTGCCTTAGAAGGTTATATTTATCTGGAGGCTCCCATGGTTCATCTACCTCAACTTATTTCTCACCGAGGGGTTTCCAATGCAAATGGGATTCAAAATACAGTAGAGTCCTTGGAAACTACAGCACAACTCAAACCAGACTTGGTGGAGACGGACGTGCAGGAAACAAAAGATGGGCAGTTTGTCATGATGCATGATGCTAACTTGAAAAATCTAGCAGGTATCAATAAAAGTCCTCAAGACTTAAACTTGGAGGAGCTTAAAGGGATTGATATTTTTGAAAATGGCTACCAGACTAAAATTTCAAGCTTTGAAGATTATCTCAGTCGAGCCAACGAACTTGGTCAAAAATTACTAATTGAAATTAAAACCAGTAAAAAAGATAGTCCAGACATGATGAACCGCTTTTTAGCCCGTTATGCTGCAAAGCTCAAGATTTATGGACATCAAATCCAGTCTTTAGACTACCATGTTGTCGAAAAAGTAAGACAGTATGATGCCGAACTGCCAGTTTATTTCATCATGCCCTACAATTCTGTCTTTCCTAAAACAAGAGCGACAGGATATACTATGGAGTACTCAACCTTGGATGAATATTTTGTAAGCAAACTATGGACAACGGATCAGAAACTTTATGTCTGGACTGTCAATGATTCAGAAGCTATCAGCAAATCTCTTCACTTAGGAGTAGATGGAGTGATTACAGATGATTTGGAAAAAGTTCAGCGGGAAATAGAAGTAGCCCAAGAAGATCCAGAATATACGGATTTGCTCTTGAAAAAAGCATTGGAATTCTTTGAATTTTAG
- the rocS gene encoding chromosome segregation protein RocS, giving the protein MSIEMTVSEIAEVLGLSRQAINNRVKELPEEDTDKNDKGVTVVTRSGLIKLEEIYKKTIFEDEPVSEDVKQRELMEILVDEKNAEILRLYEQLKAKDRQLSEKDEQMRIKDRQIAEKDKQLDQQQQLTLQAMKDQENLKLELDQAKEEVQSTKKGFFARLFGG; this is encoded by the coding sequence ATGAGTATTGAAATGACCGTCAGTGAGATTGCAGAGGTCTTAGGATTATCTCGCCAAGCAATCAATAACCGTGTCAAAGAATTACCAGAAGAAGACACAGATAAAAATGACAAAGGGGTAACAGTTGTTACCAGAAGTGGCTTGATTAAGCTAGAAGAAATCTATAAAAAAACGATTTTTGAAGATGAGCCTGTCAGTGAAGATGTCAAACAACGTGAACTGATGGAGATTCTAGTGGATGAGAAGAATGCAGAAATTCTTCGTCTTTATGAACAATTAAAAGCCAAGGATCGTCAGTTATCAGAAAAAGACGAGCAGATGCGTATCAAAGACCGTCAGATTGCTGAGAAAGACAAACAATTAGATCAGCAACAACAATTGACCCTTCAAGCCATGAAGGATCAAGAAAATCTTAAGCTAGAGCTGGACCAAGCAAAAGAAGAAGTCCAATCCACTAAGAAAGGCTTTTTTGCTCGTTTATTTGGAGGATAA
- a CDS encoding 3'-5' exonuclease, whose translation MERLEDYIAFDLEFNQHEGQTHLIQVSAVRFRDGREIDAYDSYVHTSVPLKSFINGLTGITAETLKDAPPVEKVLEEFQEFVGSLLMIGYNAAKSDLPILAEHGLDYSQQYKVDLYDEAFERRSSDLHGIANLKLQTVASFLGFQGQSHNSLEDARMTARVYESFLESDQARELLETESSLSNNPFGVLDLSQLFD comes from the coding sequence ATGGAACGATTAGAAGATTACATTGCTTTTGACTTAGAATTTAATCAGCACGAAGGACAAACACACTTGATTCAAGTATCGGCAGTGCGTTTTAGAGATGGTCGGGAAATCGATGCCTATGATTCCTATGTTCATACCAGCGTCCCTCTAAAAAGCTTTATCAATGGTTTGACCGGGATTACAGCTGAGACCTTAAAAGATGCTCCTCCAGTTGAGAAAGTCTTAGAAGAATTCCAAGAGTTTGTGGGTTCTTTGCTGATGATAGGCTACAATGCTGCTAAAAGTGATTTACCTATTTTAGCAGAGCATGGTTTAGACTATAGCCAACAGTACAAGGTGGATTTGTATGATGAAGCTTTTGAACGTCGGAGTTCAGATTTACATGGTATTGCCAATCTCAAATTGCAAACTGTTGCCTCATTTCTTGGATTTCAAGGTCAGTCTCATAATAGTTTAGAGGATGCTCGGATGACGGCGCGTGTTTACGAATCCTTCTTAGAGTCGGATCAAGCTAGGGAATTGTTAGAGACAGAAAGTAGCTTATCAAACAATCCTTTTGGTGTCTTGGACTTGTCTCAATTATTTGACTAG
- a CDS encoding APC family permease, whose protein sequence is MNIFRTKNVSLDKTEMHRHLKLWDLILLGIGAMVGTGVFTITGTAAATLAGPALVISIVISALCVGLSALFFAEFASRVPATGGAYSYLYAILGEFPAWLAGWLTMMEFMTAISGVASGWAAYFKGLLSQYGIALPQALNGTFNPQAGTFVDLLPILVLVLVTSLVLLNAKAALRFNSILVILKFSALALFVLVGIWNIKFDNWSNFAPYGFGQIYGASTGIIAGASLMFFGFLGFESISMAVDEVKTPQKNIPRGIVLSLSIVTILYALVTLVLTGVVHYSHLNVDDAVAFALRSVGISWAANYVSLVAILTLITVCISMTYALSRMIYSLARDGLVPAAFKELTKTSKIPKNATILTGLASAVAAGMFPLASIAAFLNICTLAYLILLAYGLIRLRKEKGMPKAGEFKTPLVPLLPILSIIICLSFMLQYNMNTWIAFLVALLVGSIIYFTYGYKHSTIEE, encoded by the coding sequence ATGAATATATTTAGAACAAAGAATGTTAGTTTAGATAAAACAGAGATGCATAGGCATTTGAAGTTATGGGATTTGATTTTGCTGGGTATTGGAGCCATGGTAGGGACAGGTGTCTTTACAATCACAGGTACTGCAGCTGCTACACTTGCTGGTCCAGCACTAGTGATTTCAATCGTTATTTCTGCCTTGTGTGTGGGATTATCAGCCCTCTTTTTTGCAGAATTTGCCTCGCGAGTACCCGCTACAGGAGGTGCCTATAGTTACCTCTATGCTATCTTAGGAGAATTCCCTGCCTGGTTGGCTGGTTGGTTAACCATGATGGAGTTCATGACAGCCATATCAGGCGTAGCTTCGGGTTGGGCAGCTTATTTTAAAGGCTTGCTCTCTCAATACGGGATAGCCCTTCCTCAGGCTTTAAATGGTACCTTTAATCCTCAAGCAGGGACATTTGTTGATTTATTGCCTATTCTTGTCTTGGTCTTGGTGACTTCGCTTGTTTTACTAAATGCCAAGGCAGCCTTACGCTTTAATTCGATTCTAGTTATTTTGAAATTTTCCGCTTTAGCTCTCTTTGTTTTAGTAGGAATTTGGAATATTAAGTTTGATAATTGGAGCAATTTTGCTCCTTACGGTTTTGGACAAATCTATGGAGCTAGTACTGGTATTATAGCTGGTGCGTCCTTGATGTTCTTCGGTTTTTTGGGATTTGAATCCATCTCTATGGCTGTAGATGAAGTCAAGACTCCTCAAAAAAATATTCCTAGAGGGATTGTCTTATCGCTTTCTATCGTAACCATTCTCTATGCCTTGGTGACCCTTGTTTTGACTGGTGTGGTTCACTATAGTCATTTAAATGTCGATGATGCCGTTGCCTTTGCCCTTCGTAGTGTTGGGATTAGTTGGGCAGCCAACTATGTGTCATTAGTGGCTATCTTGACCTTGATTACAGTTTGTATTTCGATGACCTATGCCCTATCGCGTATGATTTACAGTTTAGCACGTGACGGCTTAGTGCCTGCTGCCTTTAAGGAACTGACGAAGACTAGCAAGATACCAAAGAATGCTACTATCTTGACAGGTCTAGCTTCAGCAGTAGCAGCAGGAATGTTCCCGCTAGCCAGTATTGCAGCCTTTTTAAATATTTGTACCTTAGCCTACTTGATCCTGCTGGCTTATGGTCTGATTCGCTTACGGAAAGAAAAAGGAATGCCCAAAGCTGGGGAATTTAAAACACCATTGGTACCTCTGTTACCAATTTTATCGATCATCATTTGTTTATCCTTCATGTTACAGTATAATATGAATACCTGGATTGCTTTCCTAGTTGCGTTGTTAGTAGGAAGTATTATTTACTTCACTTATGGCTATAAGCATTCTACCATAGAAGAATAA
- the macP gene encoding cell wall synthase accessory phosphoprotein MacP — protein MGKSLLTDEMIERANRGEKISGPPLLDDNEETKILPTSSSRFGYANPKDHGFSQETLKIQVEPSIHKSRRIENTKRNVFNSKLNKILFAVIFLLILLVLAMKLL, from the coding sequence ATGGGTAAATCTTTATTAACGGATGAAATGATTGAAAGAGCTAATAGAGGCGAAAAAATTTCAGGTCCTCCTTTGCTGGATGATAATGAGGAAACTAAGATTTTACCAACCTCTTCTTCCCGTTTTGGTTATGCCAATCCTAAGGATCATGGTTTTAGCCAGGAAACCTTGAAGATTCAGGTCGAACCATCTATTCATAAAAGCCGTCGCATTGAAAATACCAAGAGAAATGTCTTCAATTCTAAGTTGAATAAAATCTTATTCGCGGTCATCTTTCTCTTGATTTTGCTTGTTTTAGCAATGAAACTTTTGTAA
- the ccdA2 gene encoding thiol-disulfide oxidoreductase-associated membrane protein CcdA2: METIVFLISVFLAGVLSFFSPCIFPLLPVYAGILLDDQESAKSFSLFGRKVLWSGLIRTLCFIAGISLIFFILGFGAGYFGHILYANWFRYGMGAIIIILGLHQMEIFHLKKLEVQKSFTFKKSDSNRYWSAFLLGITFSFGWTPCIGPVLSSVLALAASGGNGAWQGAIYTLIYTLGMALPFLVLALASGLVMPYFSKIKRHMMLLKKIGGFLIVLMGILLLLGQVNVLAGIFE; the protein is encoded by the coding sequence TTGGAAACGATAGTATTTTTAATCTCTGTTTTTCTAGCAGGTGTTTTATCCTTTTTTTCTCCTTGTATTTTTCCTCTTCTGCCAGTCTATGCTGGGATTTTATTGGATGATCAAGAAAGTGCAAAAAGCTTTTCTTTGTTTGGGAGAAAGGTTCTCTGGTCAGGCTTGATTCGAACACTTTGCTTTATCGCTGGTATCTCTCTCATTTTCTTTATTCTAGGCTTTGGTGCTGGTTACTTTGGTCATATTCTCTATGCAAATTGGTTTCGATATGGCATGGGAGCTATTATTATCATTTTGGGTCTTCACCAGATGGAAATTTTTCATTTGAAGAAATTAGAAGTTCAAAAAAGTTTTACCTTTAAAAAATCAGATTCTAATCGTTATTGGTCAGCTTTTTTACTTGGTATTACCTTTAGCTTTGGTTGGACACCTTGTATTGGTCCAGTTTTAAGTTCTGTTTTAGCACTTGCGGCTTCTGGAGGCAATGGCGCTTGGCAAGGAGCGATTTATACTCTCATTTACACTCTGGGCATGGCCCTTCCTTTCTTGGTATTGGCACTAGCTTCAGGTCTAGTCATGCCATATTTTAGTAAAATCAAGCGTCATATGATGCTACTAAAGAAAATTGGTGGTTTCCTCATTGTTTTAATGGGAATTTTGTTACTATTAGGACAAGTAAATGTTCTAGCTGGAATTTTTGAATAA
- a CDS encoding NUDIX hydrolase, with amino-acid sequence MEFEEKTLSRKEIYQGPIFKLVQDQVELPEGKGTAQRDLIFHNGAVCVLAVTDEQKLILVKQYRKAIEAVSYEIPAGKLEVGENTAPVAAALRELEEETAYTGKLELLYDFYSAIGFCNEKLKLYLASDLTKVENPRPQDEDETLEVLEVSLEEAKELIQSGHICDAKTIMAVQYWELQKK; translated from the coding sequence ATGGAGTTTGAAGAAAAAACGCTTAGCCGAAAAGAAATCTATCAAGGACCAATATTTAAACTGGTCCAAGATCAGGTTGAATTACCAGAAGGCAAGGGAACTGCCCAACGGGATTTGATTTTCCACAATGGGGCTGTCTGTGTTTTAGCAGTAACGGATGAACAAAAACTTATCTTGGTCAAGCAGTACCGCAAAGCTATCGAGGCTGTCTCTTACGAAATTCCAGCCGGAAAATTGGAAGTAGGAGAAAACACAGCCCCTGTCGCAGCTGCCCTTCGTGAATTAGAGGAAGAAACAGCCTATACAGGGAAATTAGAACTCTTGTACGATTTTTATTCAGCTATTGGCTTTTGTAATGAGAAGTTAAAACTATATTTAGCAAGCGATTTGACAAAAGTGGAAAATCCGCGTCCGCAGGATGAGGATGAAACCTTGGAAGTCCTTGAAGTGAGCTTAGAAGAAGCGAAAGAATTAATCCAATCAGGTCATATCTGTGATGCCAAGACAATTATGGCTGTTCAGTATTGGGAGTTGCAGAAAAAATAG
- a CDS encoding 5'-methylthioadenosine/adenosylhomocysteine nucleosidase — translation MKIGIIAAMPEELAYLVQHLDNAQEQVVLGNTYHTGTIVSHEVVLVESGIGKVMSAMSVAILAVHFQVDALINTGSAGAVAEGIAVGDVVIADKLAYHDVDVTAFGYAYGQMAQQPLYFESDKTFVAQIQESLSQLDQNWHLGLIATGDSFVAGNDKIEAIKSHFPEVLAVEMEGAAIAQAAHALNLPVLVIRAMSDNANHEANIFFDEFIIEAGRRSAQVLLTFLKALD, via the coding sequence ATGAAAATAGGAATTATTGCTGCTATGCCAGAAGAACTGGCTTATCTGGTCCAGCATTTAGACAATGCCCAGGAGCAAGTTGTTTTGGGGAATACCTATCATACAGGAACCATTGTTTCTCATGAAGTCGTTCTTGTAGAAAGTGGAATTGGTAAGGTCATGTCTGCTATGAGTGTGGCGATTTTGGCTGTTCATTTCCAGGTGGATGCCCTTATTAATACGGGTTCAGCTGGGGCAGTAGCAGAAGGTATCGCTGTTGGGGATGTCGTGATTGCTGACAAATTAGCCTATCATGACGTGGATGTCACAGCTTTTGGCTATGCTTATGGACAAATGGCGCAACAACCGCTTTATTTCGAATCAGACAAAACCTTTGTTGCTCAAATCCAAGAGAGTTTATCTCAATTGGACCAAAACTGGCATCTTGGTTTGATTGCTACAGGAGATAGTTTTGTTGCAGGAAATGACAAGATAGAAGCGATTAAGTCCCATTTCCCAGAAGTTTTAGCCGTGGAGATGGAGGGGGCAGCTATTGCTCAAGCAGCGCATGCCCTCAATCTCCCAGTCTTAGTCATCAGAGCTATGAGTGACAATGCCAACCATGAAGCAAACATCTTTTTTGATGAGTTTATTATCGAAGCTGGACGTCGCTCTGCCCAAGTCTTGTTGACCTTTTTGAAGGCTTTAGATTAA
- the sdbB gene encoding thiol-disulfide oxidoreductase-associated lipoprotein SdbB, with product MKKVMFAGLSLLSLVVLMACGEEETKKTQAAQQPKQQTTVQQIAVGKDAPNFTLQSMDGKEVKLSDFKGKKVYLKFWASWCGPCKKSMPELMELAAKPDRDFEILTVIAPGIQGEKTVEQFPQWFQEQGYKDIPVLYDTKATTFQAYQIRSIPTEYLIDSQGKIGKIQFGAISNADAETAFKEMN from the coding sequence ATGAAAAAAGTAATGTTTGCTGGCTTAAGTCTCTTGTCATTAGTTGTATTGATGGCCTGTGGTGAGGAAGAAACTAAAAAGACTCAAGCAGCACAACAGCCAAAACAACAAACGACTGTACAACAAATTGCTGTTGGAAAAGATGCTCCAAACTTCACATTGCAATCCATGGATGGCAAAGAAGTTAAGTTATCTGATTTTAAGGGTAAAAAGGTTTACTTGAAGTTTTGGGCTTCATGGTGCGGTCCATGCAAGAAAAGTATGCCAGAGTTGATGGAACTAGCGGCGAAACCAGATCGTGATTTCGAAATTCTTACTGTCATTGCACCAGGAATTCAAGGTGAAAAAACTGTTGAGCAATTCCCACAATGGTTCCAGGAACAAGGATATAAGGATATCCCAGTTCTTTATGATACCAAAGCAACCACCTTCCAAGCTTATCAAATTCGAAGCATTCCTACAGAATATTTAATTGATAGCCAAGGAAAGATTGGAAAGATTCAATTTGGTGCTATCAGTAATGCGGATGCAGAAACAGCATTTAAAGAAATGAACTAG